GATTTCAGTAAAATTGAAATGGTAAAAGTTGAAGTGAGTTGAAAATGATTGATTTTTGAATCCATCTATGAAGAAAAGTGAATTTTTTAGGGTAATGGTGTGAAATCCTGTTGTAGAATCTCACAACTGATTATGTTCAAGCAGAAGTTACTCTCTCTAGTTTCTacgcagaattgattttggaatTGAAATCAATTCTTTCAAACATCTATATTGcatttaaaagtgattttactcATGAGAATTGAGGTTGTCCAACAGGAAACGTAGATACTGTGAATCTGGTCATATAAGGCAACTATTCTTACACCTAGTCATCAGGATTCTCCATGATATGTTTTTGGGTACATGGATTCTCcatgataaaaaatatattaaaatacattaatatCATGCTTATGCAAAAATTTCCtctctattattattatgtagGAGAAAGTTAGcaatatattttaattagttGTGATTAAAATGGTAGTTAAACTGCCCTGGTGAAAAGAAAGGCtatgatattttatttcatcataATTGCCTTCAAAGTTGACCAAAGATGAAAGACATGTATCTACCACCAGTTGCAGTGGTAGTTATATAAGATTCTACTTTCTTATTTAGAACCATCATCTGCAGATATTACTTTCTTGTCCTTATGGTGCCCCACAAACCTTCAATTCTCTTCACCAGGACCCCAACATATTCAAATCTCAAATAATGAATTCCATCTTACTTGGAGGCATAATAAAATTGCTTTTCCAAGCTCTTTGATCGGATGATCACACCCTTTACATCCATGGCCCATACTGATTTGTCCTTAGAGCAACCTACAAATCCTAATTTCTAGGAGTTTATGTTTTATATTGCTCTCTTATGATTATCCCTTGTTTAATCTGGTCTATGATCGAGCTCAATGGCGTAGTGTGATCCATATAaccgacctcacttagtgggatagggcttttgttgttgttgttgtatcaGGGTCCCCATGCCACTATGTCAGTGTTCCATTTGATATATGGCATCTGGGTCCTATTCCCTGTGAGCTTATGTGCAGCTGTGGATTGTGCTTCATGCTGTCCATATCATTTTTTCCAACAAAGGAATCAGAGATTTGAGCAGAAAACTGATAGGTTTTGGAAATTCAGTGAACAAGATGAGAGATGGGTTGAAGTGAAACTTCCTTGTGATCTGGTGAATTGTGTTACTAGTGAAGGTAGTAAAGTGAACACCAGAGAGGAAAGCTTGGACCAAGAACATGAATTGGATGAGAAAATCAATAAGGATGGTAAAATAGgagtggaggaggaggagcactTGGATGTGGTTCTACCTCTAAGAAAGAGAATTTCCTTGACCAAAATGTCTGAGACATCTATCTGGGTCACTGGTGAAAGTGGGTCTATCTATGAGAGGTTTTGGAATGGACTAGAATGGGTGATTGCCCCTCATGACTTACCAATATCAGAAGGAAGAGCAATTGCAGTTTTCATCATCAATCAGATCATTCTTGCTCTATCTGAAACAGGAAATCTGTATCAGGTTACTAGAATCAGTTCTTCTCAAGATTATTCCATTTCACTGAGAATAATAATATCCACTCTTCTTTTCCAATACATGTAAAACAAAACATCCACATAGCCTGGCAAGCTGGCATGTAGTTTAGTAGCATGTTTATATCAGCTtatctttcttcagaatcaattctgaaagtCAGAAGCTACTGACGTAAGCTTCTCTCCAAAATCGATTCtggttttagaatcaattatacaAAAATGTACAGACATGCACAAGTCCTAGTCACTAACTTGATTTGATTCTTCACTTGGTTCCATCCCCCCATTAAAGAATTGGTATTCTGCAAGTTGTTGGAAGTGCAACTGCAATCAATAATGCCTTTCTCCTTGATTTTGActaattttctttttgtctAGCAGATGCATGTGCAGCTTGGTGAAACCTCACAAGCAGTTTGGGTTGAATTCACACCTAGACTCCATCAAATCTCAGATAATGATCAGGAGAAAAATTCTTTGATACTAATGAAGTCAGGCATTGTGTCAGATGATGGCAAGTGAGTAGCCATTGAAATTTTAGTTTCTGAGATTAAACATATATAATCTAAGACAAGGATGTTTTTGAATTCCATCACGGCTGAAACGGATTAGTATCCTCTCATGTCAGATAGCAATGTCAAGGGAAACATTGTGTCTATCTCTCTCCATAAATTTTCAAAGGGTCCCACTTATTTAATACatatatagagagagatagACATAAATTTCATGAGGAAATTGCCACATGAGACGATCTTGATCCCTGCCGAAACCTATCAAACTCTCATAGTGTCTCATTTGTGTTGTTGCATTGTGGACAGGAGAGCTTATTTCTGTACAAAGAATGGGACACTGGTAGAACTTGCTGTGGTTGAGCCTCCAAGGTAAAACTCAAGTTTTGGAGCAAATATTCATACTCAAGTTCTATCCTAAGCTAGTATTACCAAAATTTTGGTCCTATTTTGTCATATATAGAACAGATGGACAAATCATGGCCAACCAGCTGGAGCAAATGTAGCAGCAATAGCTGATGTTGCTTCTACAAGAGAAGTAGTATACACCATAAGGTGTGTGACTTGTTTGTGTTGTCACTAATATGTACCAAACATCATTTTTCACCTTTATGGAGCCTCACAAGTTTAACTGTATATGTTGTGATGTAGTTCTGCTGGGGATCTTTATGAATATGATGGAAAATCAAAACCATCATGGAAGAAGCACATATGGCAAGAAAAAGTGGCACATGCCCCTTTGGTACCATCTAAAGGGTGCACTTTACATGGATTAAGTGGTGATCATTTGGAATCTCTGTTTCTTTTAACCAAGGTACTGTAAATAAAAATGTTCTATCAATATCTATCATTGACAGAATATGACTGCATGACAGTTTTATGCCTTCAGTGAAGGTAAGTAATTAAGCAGCTACTGGTGAATGATGACTCATAAAATTTATAGTCCCATGAAATTTTTTCAAATGAGTTTTGGATACTTGTTGTGGGGCGGGGGGTGCAAACGGATGTTAACGCCCAATTCAAGACTAACACGAACAAAACTCTTCTTATGGATTGAGATAAAAGTCTATTCTTGTTGTACTCAACTGGTATCCAAACACACTAAGTGATTAAGAGAGAAACTAGATTTTTGCTTAAATTAATAGTAGTCAAACCATGATATCAAATGGCAAACTTTTCAAGAATTAAATGAAATGATCAAATCACTCAATTCTTGAGGATGTGTAATTTGGCATAAATAGAATTTCATCTTAATGGAATTATCTGAGCTTGGATACTATTTGTTCAAAAATATTTGATAATTATACAGGAAGGAGCTTTGGTGGAGAGAAGATTGCATCAAAGGAAGTGGAAATGGGTAGTCCATGGCAGGCCCCAACATCAAACTTTGACCTCTATTACACCAGCTTTGCTAGATGAATCAAGTGAAAGTTTCATTTCTTTATTCTTCACTACTTCATCTGGATCTGTTTTTGAATATCATATACCAAAACAATCTGGAGGTCAGTCATATCATTATATACAAGCTGTGTCTGCTTAACTTTATCCATGATTGATACTTTGCTTCTATAATGATGTGAAGAAAACCTTGAAAGATTATTGCAATTTATATACAAGCTGTAGAAAGTTCTAAAGGAGGAGTAAGATACATAAAAATATCTCTCATGATTcaaattattcatcaaactcgGCCTATGCTTATGCATAGCCGGTCTTAAGCTTGGATAAGGGAGAAATGTCGTGTTAGGCCTAAAATTAGTCGTATCTTTATTCTTTAATACGGATCAAGTGATCCATTTAATGGACCTCACTTAGTGAGATAAATCTTCCGTTGTCGTCATCGTCATTCAAACTATTCATCACATTATAGGCACTGAATTCTCACATGAACTCAGGTACAATTCAAAACAATCAAACTCCAGGAGCATGGGGAAGTCATCAGCACCCCTTACACGCGAAAGCAGCTAGAGGGAAACCTGGCTTACCATTACAAGTTGGTAGGATACTGTTTGCACTAGATGATGGTAGACTTGCAGAGTTACATCTAGTAGGACTAGGAGGTGAAAGTTCAGGACCAGTCCCACCACAAAACTTTAGAAGGAAGGCATCAATGAAGTATGTTTGGTCCATATTAGATGCCCCAGAGAGTGAAGGGTGGAATGCAGAATATTGCACAGAAGAACGCGGCCCCCGGAATTGTATGACAGGTATAAAAGATGAGTCAAAGGATTCAGGAATGAGTTCTGTAACAGGTAGAAGAAAACAAAGCCAAGAACATCATTACTACTTATCTCTCGGCAAAGGCAGTGAACTAATAAATTCTGCTGAAGAAAACAATCTGCCGGATGATTGGATTAGTTGTAACTTTCGCTTGCGTTTGATGTATGAAGGAAAGTCATTTTTCTTAGTAACAAGTGATGGTTTGATTTTTGAACATGTTTGCATTGAGAGTGTATGGGTATGGCTGAAGCATGATAGCTCTACAACTATGAATGGTGTTGTTGGGAGCTATAATGGGAGTTTATTCATGGTTGATACATTTGGGAGTGTGCTTCTTAGAGAATGGAGTGGCCATGATATAGCATGGAGGAATTGCACTGCTATGAGAAAAGGAAGAAATGTTGTTGGAGGTCAACCATGGGATAGATTACCAGGTACTGCTAGGAGGGTTACAAGTACAACTGATGATTCACTCTTCTTTGTGAGCAAAAGTGGAAGATTACTGCAATTCATGGTAGGTAAACAGTAACAAAGTTACGCATAATAAGAAAACTAAAAACGCATTTCTGAGAATAAATTGTTTTGCCATCAAATACAGCTATGCACTGGAGAAGTTAATATTTACATGTTCTGCACAGGTTTACATGAAGAAATTTAAATGGAAGGACTGTGGAAACCCTCCCAATGTTAAAGTTGCATGCATTGTTGACCAGGAATTGTTCAGGGAGAATATAGTCTTTGTCACTGGAAGAAATGGTCGCCTATACCAGTACAACAAAGTGACTAATTTGTGGCATGAGCATGAAAAATCTCAGCATTTGGTTCTATCACAGTTTCCTGGAACAGTTATAAGACCATTGTCAAAAGCACTCTCTGGCTCTCTCTTCATGCTTTCAAGAGAAGGTAGTCTTATTGAGTACCACTGGAATACATGGTATGGATCATGGAACTGGGTGGAACATGGAACTCCCTATAGAGGTGTAGCACTGGTTGGTTCACCTGGTCCTAACTTTGGAGGGAATCAACTACTTTTGATTGGTTCAGATGGAAAAGTGTACCTAAGATACATGGACAAAAATGCATGGAAGTGGAAGGATTGTGGTTTCCCCTCTATGGGAAACGAAATGGTTGAATCAGATAGAGAAAGAGGATTCACTGAGGAGAAAGGAGGTTGGGTTGGCGCAGATTTTGCATCTGGGTTGAAAAAGGACCAGGAAAACCTTGCCGAACTAGTCTTTAAATGTGACCCTAAGGTAAATATTAGTCTAAAGTTACAAGTTCATTAGAAATGACAtgtattttgaaataaaaaagtgacaATAATAATGTTTCATGGACACCCAGCATACACCCCAAAAGATTACATTTCAGAAACCAAATTTCATAATGTGATCCGGAAACTGTAATTTTTGAAACCTGGTAGAACTTGCGTAGAActctgtaattttttttggggTGTCGGTTGGGTGTCCGCAGTGTGCAGGTGTCAACGAATAATTTCTGacatagaattgattttgaatcttATACGACGCAGGTGGCATCTACAAGACCAATTCCATTTTCTGAGGATTCTGCCATATTTGAGCTCAGAGATGGCAGGGTAAGAACCTTAGTTCACTGGCATTTCCAATTATCTGTTAGAAAATCATAATATGACAACATAATCCATTCTTATATTTGGAAGAAAAACTTGGATGATGTGTGTGATCACCTGGTTTCAGATATCAAATATTAATCTTTTACTCAATCTCAAGTGaacttaaatttaattaaatcttGTTAAATGATTCCCTTTGCTGTCCATGCAATAAACATTAAGGTGTATGTATCTCAAATTCACATTTGTCAATCTTCTTTCATCATTGTCTGCTGAAGCTTCCCCTATAGGCAGCAATAATAGATAATAGTAACACTATAACGATAACTTGAAAAGTTCTTTCCCGCAATGTAGTTGGATTACTAGAGTTTCAACTCTTTTGCCAATGATCTTTTCATATTGCTGATTTCTAATTCAAACTCTACCAAAAGCAAAGATGCTAAAGAGTGAATCGTCGCTTAGCTCCTTCAAAGATATGGGGTCGGTCAACTTAATCCTTGAAAGATGAAAAATAGGCAAAATAGTCTTTGGAAGGTGAAAAACAGTCACTTTAACCCTTGAAAGATGAAAATCAAGATAAATGTAATCCTTGGAAAATGAATATTATCCATTGTTGTTTTCTGTTAACTTTCAGAGACTATTTTACTTATTTTCTTAGTAGGGGAATGAAAATGACTGACCCTATATTTTTCAGGGACCAAGACTATTCATGTATTGTGGGGTAGTGCTAAATTTATTTACTAAACAAAAATATGGCTGACACTTCCTCTTATATATGGCAGTTGGCAGAAATAAAACTCATAGAGGAGACAAAATGGGTCTGGTCACGGATCATTGGCACTCCAAACAGTTTATGCTTAGAGAATTATTGGATTACAGTAGCAGCAGCATCTTCATAAGATTGTCTACAACCTCTCATATGAGAATGATTAGCCAGTAGCACTTGATGTACATTGTAGTGACATTATTATGctaacaaagaagaaagaaaggaagGTCCAAGTTACCAACTCCAAGCTTATCTCCTTCAGAATCTGTGGAGCATTTGTGGAGAAGCTATGTCTTGTAGCTTATAAAATCAAGTGATTCTGCCACATTCTAACGCAAAACCAAACAAACACGAAATTGACAAATGACAATGTTTAGGTAAGCCTTGAGGAGATGAGTTGTGTATTTACTTGTAACATAGatgtaaataatataaaaacagGTTGAGGCTGTGGGCTACAGCATCACAGCATGAACGAGATTATGCCTCAGATAATTCCTTTATAGTGTAGATAAGCCCTTTATAGTGTAGATAATAAGGTTCACtactttagtctttattttgtttttttagtaaTTAGCTTTACCAATTTACCTTTTCTAGACAATAAGGATGTTATGGCTTTCCATCATAATCTTTTCTTTATTTCTACATCAGTTGTCTTAAGGAGCTAATTTGACTTAGATCGGTGTCCGTTTAGGATTTAGAgtttagaatttataattttGGCTAACTATATACACCTTTAAGGCCTATACATACAAAAAGGACCTTTACGattgaaaaaaatcaattgttttgtcaaaacaaaagaatttaaaattcaatgaatttaatttttttttagaataagATAGTTTACAAAGATAAGAAGTTTAATGAATTCAACTCAATTTTTCAACATTTGAAATTTATTGAAATTCTAGAATCCATCATCCAAGAAGTACTTACAAAATTGAGTGGAattacttttaatttttaaatatagcTACATTTTATGAATAAAGAATTTATAACATATTTAGATTCATAATTAACCCTTTGTTAATTAAATCTTCTCcaacaaaaaattatatatttaatttttttcaaaatcactTTTCTATCCACCATAAAAATTTATTAACAACATGTTTAGTATATGCttgattttccttaaataaagtTTC
This portion of the Lotus japonicus ecotype B-129 chromosome 3, LjGifu_v1.2 genome encodes:
- the LOC130747755 gene encoding uncharacterized protein LOC130747755 isoform X1, coding for MSVFHLIYGIWVLFPVSLCAAVDCASCCPYHFFQQRNQRFEQKTDRFWKFSEQDERWVEVKLPCDLVNCVTSEGSKVNTREESLDQEHELDEKINKDGKIGVEEEEHLDVVLPLRKRISLTKMSETSIWVTGESGSIYERFWNGLEWVIAPHDLPISEGRAIAVFIINQIILALSETGNLYQMHVQLGETSQAVWVEFTPRLHQISDNDQEKNSLILMKSGIVSDDGKRAYFCTKNGTLVELAVVEPPRWTNHGQPAGANVAAIADVASTREVVYTISSAGDLYEYDGKSKPSWKKHIWQEKVAHAPLVPSKGCTLHGLSGDHLESLFLLTKEGALVERRLHQRKWKWVVHGRPQHQTLTSITPALLDESSESFISLFFTTSSGSVFEYHIPKQSGGTIQNNQTPGAWGSHQHPLHAKAARGKPGLPLQVGRILFALDDGRLAELHLVGLGGESSGPVPPQNFRRKASMKYVWSILDAPESEGWNAEYCTEERGPRNCMTGIKDESKDSGMSSVTGRRKQSQEHHYYLSLGKGSELINSAEENNLPDDWISCNFRLRLMYEGKSFFLVTSDGLIFEHVCIESVWVWLKHDSSTTMNGVVGSYNGSLFMVDTFGSVLLREWSGHDIAWRNCTAMRKGRNVVGGQPWDRLPGTARRVTSTTDDSLFFVSKSGRLLQFMVYMKKFKWKDCGNPPNVKVACIVDQELFRENIVFVTGRNGRLYQYNKVTNLWHEHEKSQHLVLSQFPGTVIRPLSKALSGSLFMLSREGSLIEYHWNTWYGSWNWVEHGTPYRGVALVGSPGPNFGGNQLLLIGSDGKVYLRYMDKNAWKWKDCGFPSMGNEMVESDRERGFTEEKGGWVGADFASGLKKDQENLAELVFKCDPKVASTRPIPFSEDSAIFELRDGRLAEIKLIEETKWVWSRIIGTPNSLCLENYWITVAAASS
- the LOC130747755 gene encoding uncharacterized protein LOC130747755 isoform X2 — its product is MLMCFKSFSFANGFKRRYQHDTKLIMHVQLGETSQAVWVEFTPRLHQISDNDQEKNSLILMKSGIVSDDGKRAYFCTKNGTLVELAVVEPPRWTNHGQPAGANVAAIADVASTREVVYTISSAGDLYEYDGKSKPSWKKHIWQEKVAHAPLVPSKGCTLHGLSGDHLESLFLLTKEGALVERRLHQRKWKWVVHGRPQHQTLTSITPALLDESSESFISLFFTTSSGSVFEYHIPKQSGGTIQNNQTPGAWGSHQHPLHAKAARGKPGLPLQVGRILFALDDGRLAELHLVGLGGESSGPVPPQNFRRKASMKYVWSILDAPESEGWNAEYCTEERGPRNCMTGIKDESKDSGMSSVTGRRKQSQEHHYYLSLGKGSELINSAEENNLPDDWISCNFRLRLMYEGKSFFLVTSDGLIFEHVCIESVWVWLKHDSSTTMNGVVGSYNGSLFMVDTFGSVLLREWSGHDIAWRNCTAMRKGRNVVGGQPWDRLPGTARRVTSTTDDSLFFVSKSGRLLQFMVYMKKFKWKDCGNPPNVKVACIVDQELFRENIVFVTGRNGRLYQYNKVTNLWHEHEKSQHLVLSQFPGTVIRPLSKALSGSLFMLSREGSLIEYHWNTWYGSWNWVEHGTPYRGVALVGSPGPNFGGNQLLLIGSDGKVYLRYMDKNAWKWKDCGFPSMGNEMVESDRERGFTEEKGGWVGADFASGLKKDQENLAELVFKCDPKVASTRPIPFSEDSAIFELRDGRLAEIKLIEETKWVWSRIIGTPNSLCLENYWITVAAASS